The DNA sequence TTTCATCAAACTCAAAAAAATACAGTTTCCCTAAAATAAAAAGACCATTGATAATAATATAATCTCCTATCAAAAAAATCCCACGTAAATATTTAAAAAAAGAAACTAGCATAAATTCGGCAATGGTTATTCAATTTTCCTTGATAAATCAGTAATTTAATTAATTTTATAGAGATTTCAATGAATTAAAAAAATTTTGAAGAAAATGCAGGCAGTACTTTATCTTTTTCTGAGAGTATTACATCTTGTAAGGGAAGCTGCCAATCAATATTAAGTTCTAAATCATTCCAAAGAACTCCACCTTCTGATTCCTTATCATAAAAATTATCACATTTATAAGAAAATACAGCAGTCTCGCTAAGAACCGAAAATCCATGTCCAAAACCTCTTGGAACATATAATTGTACTTTATTTTCCTCTGTTAGTTCAATAGAAAACCATTTTCCAAATGTTGGTGAATCTTGTCTTAAATCAACAGCTACGTCCAGAACTTTCCCTTCCAAACATGAAACTAATTTTGCCTGGGCCTTTTCTCCTCTTTGCAAATGCAAACCTCTAAGAACTCCATAAGTTGATTTCGAGATATTGTCCTGAACGAAATGCCCATTCATATCTGTTAATTCTTCGAATTTCTTCTCATTGAATTTTTCGTAAAAATATCCTCTTTCATCTTCAAAAAGAGTGGGTTCTATGATGTAGCAGTCCCTAAGTGGTGTTTCTTTTATTTTCATAGTTGTGTCGGCTTCTATTACAAAGCTTATCATTTTGTTTTATAAGTACACGCTTAAAAAGCGCACAAATATAAAGATTAATGCTACATAAAAGTAGTTTTTATTTAATAACCCTTTTATAAAGATTAATCAGATTTAAAAAATTATTATTTTTGTTATATTCCTTAAAGGCTTTTTCAAATGAATTATCGCCCATTTCGATTTTCTTTTTTTTGTCAAAAAACAGCTTAATTTTATCTACTGCTTCTTCTGTTGTATTGTAAACATAGCCATTATAACCGTTATCAACTGTATCTTTATTTCCCATTACATTACTCACCAGAAGAGGCTTTCTAACTGCCATAGCTTCTAGAATAGCAATTGGAAGGCCTTCCCATAAAGATACCTGTAAATACAGATCAAGAGTGTTTAATTTCTGTAATAATTCTTCTCTTGTTCTTATCCAACCTGTAACGGTAATGTTTTCCGAAGTTATATCATCAATTAGCTCCCCATTTCCGATCCACACGAAATTAACATTTGGCAACTTAGAGGCAATCTCATTAAAAGCTTTTGGATTTTTTTGTGCTGTTAATCTCCCAACCGTTCCTACTGTAAAACGTTCGTTAGATACTGGAGAATATACTTTTTGGGGCAGTTCAAAATCAACTCCATTTCTAATAAGAGTTGTTTTCCCGATTTTCTTTGCCATCTCATATTCTGTATTCCCAGACGCCACTGTAGTTCCTCCGAATAGAAAAGGCATTAGATACTCTATAATTTTAAAAAATAAAACCTTCGTTTTTGAAATATTCTGCTGAACAAAGGAAAATCCGTGAGGAGAATAATAAATATTTTTTTTAGATACAAATCCCTGGCAGGCTAGTCTGCCTATTACACCTGCTTTTGCAGAATGAAGATGAATTATATCTGGTTTTATCTTTTTAAGGATTTTACGGGTCTCTCTGATTACCGTGTAATCCTTTTTCAAATTGATCGGACGCTGCATATCTAGTTCATGAAGATAAATATCAGGATGTATTTCTTTATCAAATAATTCTTTATCCAATTCAACCCGGTTGGGACTATATATCAAATGAATATCACAGTTCATATCAGACTGATGGGTTGCCAAAAAGTTGCTTAAATCTTTTACATAGGTATAAACTCCTCCTCCAAAAGCTTCCACAAATTGAACGATCTTAATCTTCTTTTCCAAACTCATTATATTTTTTGATATACTGTGATCTATTTTTTAATAATTGAACTTCGTGTTTTATTTTGAGATAGACAGATAATATACTGTTTTAGGGTTCATACTCGGGATGGTAATGGTTGTCTCA is a window from the Chryseobacterium sp. T16E-39 genome containing:
- the rfbC gene encoding dTDP-4-dehydrorhamnose 3,5-epimerase; this translates as MKIKETPLRDCYIIEPTLFEDERGYFYEKFNEKKFEELTDMNGHFVQDNISKSTYGVLRGLHLQRGEKAQAKLVSCLEGKVLDVAVDLRQDSPTFGKWFSIELTEENKVQLYVPRGFGHGFSVLSETAVFSYKCDNFYDKESEGGVLWNDLELNIDWQLPLQDVILSEKDKVLPAFSSKFF
- a CDS encoding glycosyltransferase yields the protein MEKKIKIVQFVEAFGGGVYTYVKDLSNFLATHQSDMNCDIHLIYSPNRVELDKELFDKEIHPDIYLHELDMQRPINLKKDYTVIRETRKILKKIKPDIIHLHSAKAGVIGRLACQGFVSKKNIYYSPHGFSFVQQNISKTKVLFFKIIEYLMPFLFGGTTVASGNTEYEMAKKIGKTTLIRNGVDFELPQKVYSPVSNERFTVGTVGRLTAQKNPKAFNEIASKLPNVNFVWIGNGELIDDITSENITVTGWIRTREELLQKLNTLDLYLQVSLWEGLPIAILEAMAVRKPLLVSNVMGNKDTVDNGYNGYVYNTTEEAVDKIKLFFDKKKKIEMGDNSFEKAFKEYNKNNNFLNLINLYKRVIK